agagcctggagccttctttggattgtgtatctccctctctctctgcccctcccccacccacactctgtctctctcaaaaaaaaaaagttaaaaaaagttttaaaaaacaaggtcCATCAAAAGAGTAAAGGGAAAGCACAATGAAGCCAGAAACTTGCATGAAAGAAGCTACTGCCATTGGACATCAAACTGAACTGTGAGCCTCCTGTCAGCCAAGGCAATAAGGAAAATCCTGCAAGGCATTTCTTTAGCAGAGATGAAACTTCTGTGCCTCcaaaagaaaattgtttcagGGACAACATAACAAAATTGCTTGTTTTTGGTCTGTGCTGCCACTGGTTCACACTGATGAGTAGGGGCAGTTACTTTGCCTTTCCTTCTAGAACATGTAAGCTCAAGCCCTTGAGTATGGATGGATTTTCTGGTTGCCCCTATTCTCGCCTGGAGCCCACACACCTGAATAGAGCCCCCGGAGAGGGTCCGGTTCACATCGTAGCGGATGATGAAGTTGCCATTCAGGACTGTGTCCTCCTGCCCTGGTGACTTTTGCTGGGAGAGTGTGGGCTTGAATCGGATGTGAGCCTGGGAAAGGACAGGCTGGGGTTGAGAAGAGCCCCATGGCCACACCCACCCCATCTGAAGCAAGAATTCCAGGATATGGCCTTGGGCCACAGTCCAGGGAATGTTCCCTGAGGCTGAGCTGTTGGAGAGAATGACTCCCCAtaggggagtgggggagtgaACCTCTGCTCTTAGAGCTGCACCAGCAGGGGCCCGGCTCAGGATATGCATGATCCAGCTGGCGGGCCCCTTTCCATCCATGGGGCCCTCACTTAAGTTCCTCCCCACAGCCTTCTCCCCACCAAGGCGAAGGTGGTCTCCACACCAGCACCTACcacccttctctgggccttgtCCTCCACCTCTGCCAAGTGGCAGCATGGACACAGACCTCAGAAGTCCCTCCAGCACAGAGATTCTGCCCAGTTGTCCCGCTCTCCGGACAGACTCATAAGGCTGGCCGGACAACAGGCCCCTTGGTACCCTTGCCTGCTGACAATGGCAGGCCCACCTTGGTCTTGTTCCGTGAGATGGTGAGGGCATCTGCCAGTTCGTTGGTCATGAAGGTGCTCTCTGTCTCCAGAAAGCTGATGCCCTGAGGCTCAAAGATGTGAATGTCCATCTGGAGACAAGAAGCGGGTCACTGGGTTGgcagggagctggggctgggcctccggggaggcagagggggaaggaggggctgcCCTCAGCAGAGCAGGTGTGTTCCTGGAGACCTCCCTGGAAAAGGCGGTGCCAGTACCTGGAGATGCTTGACCAGTTGCTGGGGCTGGATTTTCAGCAGCAGCTCATACACTTCCAGACGCCGTTTGAGCAGCTCCTCATACACTAGCTCGAAGGTGACCTTGGCAGAGGGAGCCACATTGACTGACACCTGGAACTGCTCCATCTTTCTTCCGGTGGCCCTGGGGGAGAGGGACGTCAGGTTTGTCCCTCCAGGCCGGGCGGGGGTATGGCCACTGGAGGCTGGAGAGGGTCtgaagggcaggaggcagggcagcctctgcccccacccccctggggTCCCTTCCCACCACCATCTTTGGCTCACTTGATGAGGCCAGCACTCTCCCCTCTGGCCACGGCCGTGCTGTACTGCTCCTGGGCTGCAGCCTTCTCCTTGATGTTCCCGGGGTAAGTCACACCGTCGATGATCCTGCGGCAGGAGGGGAAGATTTGTGGAGGGCCTGATAGGGGCAGCCCACTCCaatcccacctcctccagggagcctcccTTGACTCAGTGTGCCTCTTAACAGAGTAACTCCTGTCTCTGCCTGAGGCCATCCCTGTTTATTATGTACTTACTGTATACAAGTCTCTGCAGGACCCCAGGTGGGGAGGAGAGCTCTGCATGCTATGCCACGCCTCCATCTACCCTGAGGCGTGCACAGTGTTGGCAAACATGTGTTTACCGAACACACAGGGGAAGGAGGCTGCAGAGGAGGCAGGACTGAGCTAAGTCCCAGCCTCTCTTCACCCTTGCAGTCTGGCCCCACATCCCAGCTTTCCCTCTCATCTCACAGCCTGCTCCCAGAAGAACTGGTCAGTCACCAGTGAGCTTTCTGGGGTGCCCCTGTGTCCAGCCCTGCATGCACCTGTGCGGGGAAGactgggaaggggagagatgcCGGGCTCCCAGGTCAGTGGGAAATGCAGCACTGAAagcctctggcccctccccctgccagcaCAGGGCAGGGGGCTCTTCAGGGAGGTTGGCCTCTGGGGAAGCAGGTGTTGGACAACGGGTGGACTGGACTCCCAGGGGTGTGGGTCCCACAATCCTATTTTTGGGGACTAGAAAGAGCTACCAGGGCTTCTCCTCTGGAATGAAAATGACTACTCCAGATCCTCCTTGGGAGGCGAGCAGGGATGTGTCGGGCAAACACAGCCCTGCTCCACCTGGGGGTGGCATGAAAGGGTGTGCAGGGGTCGGCGGGGGTAGCCAGGGCATTAGGACCCAgtgttcctcctccccaccttcctgacATTCCTGGTCATAATTTAACCCTGGGCTAGGGATGGGGCTGCAGAGTgggccacagggctcctcctcctGGACGCCCAGCTGGGGTGCCAAGGCCAGCAGGCTGCCAGGCTCCGGGCCCATCACATGCGCTGAGAGCCCCGGGCTGGCGCCGCTCCCTGGGCCCAGATTGTGTTGCTGCAGGGCATAGGGAAGCAGGGGGCAGGGTGCCCTCCTCCCCAAGCTGGCTGGGGGCCTCCTGCAGAGCGCACACTGCACACAGTGCTCACATAGCACAGGCCCCTGCTCCAGGGTTAGGAGAAGCAGTGGCCAAGAGAGAAGAAGGAGCCGAGCCTTTTCAGAGGTCTCAGGGTAGTTTGGGGACCCCGGCTGAGCCCGCTCTCTGTCCCACCCAGCGCCCTCCCTGAGTTGCTGGGATCAGCCTCTCTCTGGCCTGCCCTCAATCACTGCCTCTCTGGTGGGGACAAGGACAGATAGAGAGGGTTCTCATGTATTGGACAAACATTGCAAAACATTCGGGAAGGGTGAGGAGGACAAGGTGAGGATCAGCACTCAGCCACAGAGTCCACAGAAATCCCAGGGGGTCTCCCAATTCTTGGCCTCTGGTCCAGAGCAGAAACGCCCTCTGCAGTAtcccaggtgggagggaggggactaGCCTGGCTTGGAACTTCCTATGACAAAGAGATCCCCCTCCTCAAGGCATTGCTCCATTGTGGGGCAGTCCCGGAGTTAGGAAGTCTTCTGTATTCTGAGCTGGACTCTGCCTTTGGGTGACTCCCTcctgcctgggcctgggcctcagGATGCCCCAACTCTGTACTCCTCAGAGGCAAAGAAACCAAGATGCTGTGGTTTTCCACCTGTCAACTGGGCAGTATTTGGGGATGGCGCACAGAGGGATGGACGGTGgggtggatggaaggagggaggggtggagggaaggaggtgtgGAGGACGGAGGTATGGAACACTTCTGAGAATGTACTGAAGTTCGTGGGTAAAGTCCCTGGTTCCCTGTATTGCCTACAGGCCGAGCACACACACCTAAGGCACACCTCACATCAGGAAGAGAGTTGCTCTTCTTGACTGGGTGCCATCGGGGAAGCTGGTATCATGGTGTTGGGTTGGGGAGGGAGACAAGGAGGGCAGGAAGGTACCTACATGGAGAAGTTGGTGATGAAGGCTCTCTTGGGCAGCTCCACCTGGAAGGTGGCCTCCTGTACAACATTGGCCTTGTTGACCACCCTGCTGGTGACGACTGTGTGGGCAAATCTGGATGAGACCCTGGAGTCCACGGTGAGGCTGTAGATGTCAATGTCATTCTGGACCAATGAAGGAGGAGGAATGGGATTGTCTCAATGCCAGTCCAGCTTGAGGCAGCACTCTTTAAAGAGTCCCGGACCAAGCCCTGGCCCCCatccccgactgagccactgaccAGGCCTCCAGCCAAACCCCATGATACATTCTACATGTGAACACCAGTCTCACATAAGAGGCAGCTATGTGCTTCGTTCCCCACCCTTCAGGGCCACGATGGTGGAGCTTGTGGCCCAGTGCGTCTGGGAAGCAACTCTCACTTACTCCTCAGGCAGGGGGCCCTAGATGGGTCAGGAAGCTTCACATTTGATCTTAGCTCTGTCCACTGAAAGGGTAATGAACAAGTCCTGTGATTTCTGGTGACCTCAGCCTCGTGGAAACTGGGAAAAACAGCTCTTGCCTGTCTCCCACCAGGTGCTCACAGGAGCTAGAACTTGGAGGTGATGAGGACCCAGTCTCTAATTGCTGGGAGCCTTCCTCTTTGCCCCCTTGACCCTGCAGCTGTGGACCCTCCCCAGACATATGCTCTCCTCCAGATCTGTGGTCCCCAGGGAAGGACATGTGCACACCAGCTACCTGCACACGGTATGTTCCGCTGTGCACGCAGCTTAGCACAGAGACAGGTGACTGGCCCGGCAGCTTATGTATACACGGGAGTGTCTGCTGGGTGGCAGGCACTGTActaagttctttataaatgttaCAGGTTTGaatagcttttctttttagtgttttatagatgaggaaacagacacagagtacataattcctggggcacctgggtggctcaattgggtaagcttctgactcttgatttcggctcaggtcatcatcttgcagtttgtgagttcgagccccgcattgggctctctgctgttggcatagagcctgcttcggatcctctgtccctctatctctctgcccctaccctgcttgcatgcctctctctctctttcaaaataaataaacaaactttaaataaataactccTTCATGGCCACTCAGCCAGGGAGAGGTAGACTTGGGCTCAtgaaacccattttttaaaaagtttatttacttattttgaaagagagaaaaagtgcaagtgggggagggtcagagagagaggagagagcaaaaatcccaagcaagctccacaccaaaagtgcagagcccgatgcgggggtcaaacccatgaactgtgagatcgtgacctaagccgaagctggATATTCaactgcccaaccaactgagccacccaggtgcccctcgtgaAGCCCATTCCTACCCCTTTCCCCACGCCCCCCACTGCCGGCCTCTAGCAGCAACTTATTGGGCTGCATTTTCTCCCCGTAAAATGGGACTAGATCTCCCTACTGTTAAGTAAGAGAGGAACAATACAGCCCGGGCTAGTGCCTGGTGGATGGTCAGCACCAACTCTTTGCACACACACTGATCCACGCTCCCTTGTCCACATAATGCTTGCACATGCAGAGGCTCTCACCATTGCTAATCAGCTCACACCATTCACACTCAGGCCCCCACGGACACCCACTACcttttggggggtggaggtgtGAAGGACAGCCAGCAGCGAGAGCAGGACCGTCGCGATGCTACAGGTGCGGCCAGGGGCTGAAGTCTTCATTTTGGCTCCCGTGCCTGGCAGGTTGCTTCTGAACTCGAGAAGAAGTGGGGAATGAATTAATAACATGCTTGCTGTCCCGCCCCTGTGGGGGCAGGTTCTGGGAAATTGGGATCTACAAGCCAAAAACTGCAGTTGCCTCAGATAAGTAAACTGTGAATATCCTGTGGACCTTGGCTGGGGACAGGAACATGTACCGAGGAAGAGCAAGCTCAGGTGGGAGTTGGGTACGGCACCCCTTCTGAAAGGTCCACGGTCACCCCAGGCCACTACCACCCCCCATACCAGCCATTGCACCAGCCAGCTCCCTAGGTCTGGGAGATACACCAGTGAACCAGCCTGCTCTCCAGAAGCCCAGTCTGGGGGAAATAGGGATGGCCCAGAACAGGAGGGCTAGGGGGTGGCTTCCAGGAGGCAGGGGGACCGGAGGCCAGCTTGATGCGATGGGGCAGTGAGGGCCCTAATGGCTCTGAGGAGCCACTGGAGTGTCTGAGTGGGGCAAGATATGCTGGGGCCAAGGCAGGATGGAGACACTTCATTTCTGGGGTGAGAGGGGCTGGGTCCAGgggtccccttctctctccttgggTCCCCGGCTGCTGTCAGCCCCCATTAACCTAGCCAGGCCTCTTGGCTCAACTCCAGCAAGGCTGCCAGAACAAGACCCGCACTTTGGCAATACAAACTGAGAACCATAAAGATGCCTGCACCTTGTGGCCCGGAAGTCTCCTTCCGGGTAATTTATTGATAGGAAATCGTGCAACACAAGTCCTGAAGGGGGTGATTCATTGTGGGGGTGTGTGCACTCAGATAGCCTGTGGAGGTCGGTCGTGCCAAGGGAGCCCATGATTCACAGCTTGCGTGAGAAAGCACAGGACACCCAGCCATCAGCACACCAAGGCAGTGCCACTGTCCTGAGCCCAGACCCGTAGGAATGCACCCGAGGGCCTGGGGTAGGATTACCAGTagcttttttcaatttttctttaataaacttGAAATGCTGCTTTTATAACAAAtagcaataaaatgaataaatattaagggATCCGGACGCAGCTGGTGCTCGCGTCCCTGGCGGCTCTGGGATAGCCCAGCTCCCGAGTCTGGCCATAGATAAGGTAAAGTCGCTTCAGGAAAGTGTGGCCAGGTCCCAAGCCCTGGGTTGAGGAAGGAGGGTGACTTGGTGACACTTGtcaatgggggtggggaggaaggggagtagCCATTTTGGGGGCCCACACAAGGTTCTGAGGCAGTGACTGGCCCCCATGTTCCCCTCCATCAGTGGCAGGAGCATCCAGGACTCTGGAGCTGTGTCTCTGGCTGCAAGTCAATGTTCCCCTCCAGAAAGCATCTCTGTGCGCATCTATACTGCTTGCCCTTTGGCTCTGAATATGGTTGGGATCATCCAGGGCTTCACACCTGGTCAGCAATCTGAGCAaagagccccccctccccacccccgaggAGCACGGTGAGcaggcccaggccctgccccacaGAAGGGCCACTCGGGGCACAGAGCACGGGCCCAGCCTGAAGACAGCTATATAAGGACGCCATGCTGGCTGAGAACGTGGGGAAGGCTCCAAGCAGCCACCCCCACGTGCCCAGGGGACAGGCGGACTTCCGTGTAGGCAGCAGGCAGGACTGCCTATGGCTTTGCCGTCACAGGGGGACAGACTTCTGCAGTCCCCTGGATCTGACAGTTCCACACACACAGGGGACACTGAAGCCTGAGAACGGAAGAACCGCTCATGAGCCAAGGACCTGGAGTTCTCACAATGCAGGCGGAGCGGTGGGAGTGGCGAGGGGGAGGCTCACCCCGAGTCTGAGAAAGGAGCAGCTCAGTAAGCAGACTACCACTGGCCAGAAAGGGGCCTCGACCTGGTTTTGTCTTTAAGGGGTGTGAGCTGGCAAGGAGGTGGTACAAATAAGGGCCCCAGAGGAAAGGGGTTTTGAGGTGACCTGGTCCTGCAGAGCCTTGGTGTCCTTGGAAGCATCTCAACATCCTCTGtggaaggcagggggaggggtgagcCTCGGGCCCCCACCTGCTTCACTCTGAGCAGTGTTACTGTGGCCTGTTTTATGCAACAGGCTCCTGTTCTAGTCCCTTTTCAGATGGGagggaaaactgagactcagaaaggcaGAGACTGGTCTGAAGCCACACAGCTCAGCGCCAGTTCACCACGTCCAAGACTTTCTGGCATGTGGCAGTGGCCGTAATGGCACCTGCCTTATCCTCTGGGACCTCCCAAAAGCCCACAAAGGGTACAGAACatgccccaccccctaccccacctgcccctcccctacactgAGCGGCTATGGCTGGTGACCAACTAACACCCTCCAAATGCCGGAGTCACTTGGGCATCCTCTTTATTGTTCCCCAGGTGCCGGTGCAGACTCCCTGGGCTGAGGGACCAGGGCTCTGAGGGATAGGTGGCAGTCCCAGAGGCAGCAGGTGAGAAGGTGTATTCTGGCATAAAAAAAGTTCTTGGGAAAGGCTCCTGCATCTAGGAGTTGGCAGTGGCGAGAGGAATGGTGTGCACTTCTTAGCCAAAGACACTCTTGGCAGGTCCAGCTTTGGGCTTCTCAAAGACGGTCTCGGTGCCGGTCCGGGTGCCGCTGAACACCGACGGGGCGGTGGAACCAGCTAGTTCTGTGGGCAGGATGgggaggtgtgggcaggggcACTTGTGGGGAGCGCCCCCCCCTGCTCAGGAGCTCTGGACTCAGGAAAGGATGCTGggacccctctccccatccccccctcccactgacacctcccccctccacccccactgcccagGAGGATACTCACCACACTCCCGCATGACCTGGTAGGTCTTGGacttgatctcctggttcttggccAGGTTCCCACGGGCCCCCTTCAGATCTTCCTCCTTCACGGGGGGGCGCTTCTTCTTGATGGGGGCCTCCTGAGCACCAGCCTTGGAGAGCCCAGAACCTCATCTTACAACCCGAGGCCTCAAGGGTGAAAGCCCTTTCCTACCTCAGTGCCTTGGCCCTGAGACCCCTCTTCTCTGGCCACTGAACTCAAGCCAATTTAAGGCTGCactcctcttccaggaagctctCCCAACCgtgctccacccccacctccacgtCTCTCTCTACTTCCCCCACAGACCAGGAGCATGGGGACCCTGGCTACTGTGGCCTGACACTGCCTGCCTGGCCAGGCTCAGGCCTGGGAACGAAGGGCAAAGGGGAAAGGGGCTGGTTTTGAGTGGagtttccttgggtaaattccaagATCTGCTCATTGGGTGGCAAGGGCCCCTcagggattgtctctctctcccccaaactgCTGGCATTTACCTCGTGCGTTTTGCGGTGGGAATCTGGTGGAAGAATCAGATGCCCGTGAAGTCGGTCCGAAGTCAGCACCCACCCATGGAGCAGGTAGCAAGGAGAACCTCCACTTAGCATGCCTTAGCACTGACCTACAAGTCCATCCCCCTCCAGACTGGGGATATTCAGACTCAGTGCTTATCCTACCATTCAACCCCAGGCGCCCAGGAGTCTGAGGCCTCATTCCTTCTTAAGCCCTGGGGACAGGTGCAGGGAATTCCTGGTCCCTGAGTCTGGGCTGGGATCCTGTGGCAACACAGTACACCCCCTGCACCGAGATATATCCTGCTGGGGAGATGCCTGGGGGAAGTTATGCACCCACAGATCCCGCCtggcgtgcgcgcgcacacgcgcgcgcgcgcgcgcacacacacacacacacacacacacacacacacacacacggctacAAACGAGTCCTATGGTCTTCTTCACACACAAAGGCAGACACAAATTGAAGTATCATACATGTTGTCTCTACCCTCCTGACAAGCCACAGAACACCACCAAACCCAAGATAAATGGGGGTTTGCCGGCAAGCTGGGGCCCAGCGCTGCCCCTCCTGAGCCCCGGCCTCCCAGGGGCTCACAGAGCTTCTCGTTACGCCTGCAGTTCAGCTCAGGACACAACTGTCAGAGGTGACAGTGTCCAGCTGTCCATCCCCATCCCCCCGGCACCAACCCGGCCTGTACCGGACCCTCCTACCTGGGACATGGTGGGCGTTGTGCGAGAGCTGCTGCAAAGGCTCCCCTCTGGCAGGCAGAAGCCGGTGGAAGAGATCGGGGCAGCGCCAGCCCTCTGGGGCTTATATAGTCCACTTGCCTGCCCCGGAAAGCCACTCCCCTCCTCGATGGGCTTCCCGATGATTCAGGTCCACACAGCCTGCAGCTTCAGAGTTTATTCTTAGAGATGATAGGGGCTCGCTGAGCACTGCTGCCCGGGGGCCACAGCCCTGGTGGAAAAGGACAGCTGGGGAGACCTGGGGCCCTCGAGAACAGGTGCTCTTATGCAGGCGGGAGGTGCCAGGCCTGGCAGTGCGCAATGAGGATTTATGAGCGTGGGTCCTGGAATGTGTGTGGCAGCCTGAGCTGTCCACCTGGGAGAGTCCATCCCAATGCGGTGGGTGTCCCTGAGGGAAGAGAGGGCCCTGGGCTAGGCTGGACCGCTCTGAgcttatttttccctctcttttaccCTTCTATGGATTCCAGAGAAAAGAGACTTTCCATCCTGCATGGCAGCAGAGCAGAAGCTTCCTGTGTGTGACACTTGGGAGCACTTGCTCACAGTGAGCACAGCCCCCCATGGTTCACAGGTGAGCAGCTGAGGCTGTGAGAAGCTCGGGGAGCTGCTTCATCTGTGTTTTTGCCCTCTGCCTGGCTCCTAGTGCAAGGGTAGCAAAGGGACAAAAGGCGGGAGGTAAAGTGCCCAG
This DNA window, taken from Panthera tigris isolate Pti1 chromosome A2, P.tigris_Pti1_mat1.1, whole genome shotgun sequence, encodes the following:
- the MUSTN1 gene encoding musculoskeletal embryonic nuclear protein 1 translates to MSQAGAQEAPIKKKRPPVKEEDLKGARGNLAKNQEIKSKTYQVMRECELAGSTAPSVFSGTRTGTETVFEKPKAGPAKSVFG